A genomic segment from Luteolibacter ambystomatis encodes:
- the nagZ gene encoding beta-N-acetylhexosaminidase — translation MHGSLLLLGVSGPELTPDEAALFRRLQPAGYILFTRNIVSPQQTRKLTDDLRSLSYDDPILAIDQEGGRVTRTKDIAPALPSATDLAAQGNPMTIANAGALTADLLRLLGFNLNFAPVLDLDHHPEVQNSLRGRCWGRDPQRVIDHAGMWNRWLRKRSVKSCGKHFPACGRALSDPHHDLPSSDATLAELLREDVIPYTALMPELDSIMLAHVEFPNIDPDHPASMSKRIITSFLRDQLGFDKHVVLTDDLDMGAITKRYGRGEDVRRAIEAGNDLAMICHQIQTADTAVEALKTLPIHTVDEALKRVTKFRKKLVAPMTFTEKKWQETCDEIAKLSATVPESSVKSGSPVADY, via the coding sequence ATGCACGGCTCGCTTCTGCTCCTCGGTGTTTCCGGTCCTGAACTGACTCCGGACGAAGCCGCGTTGTTCCGCCGCCTCCAGCCTGCGGGCTACATCCTTTTCACGCGGAACATCGTCTCCCCGCAGCAAACACGGAAGCTCACCGACGACCTGCGTTCGCTCTCCTACGACGATCCGATCCTGGCCATCGATCAGGAAGGTGGCCGGGTGACGCGCACGAAGGACATCGCGCCCGCCCTGCCTTCCGCCACCGATCTCGCCGCCCAAGGCAATCCGATGACCATCGCCAATGCGGGCGCATTGACCGCCGATCTACTGCGCTTGCTCGGCTTCAACCTGAACTTCGCTCCGGTGCTCGATCTCGATCATCACCCGGAAGTCCAGAATTCCCTGCGCGGCCGCTGCTGGGGCCGTGACCCGCAGCGTGTGATCGACCACGCGGGCATGTGGAACCGCTGGCTCCGCAAACGCTCCGTGAAGTCCTGCGGCAAGCACTTCCCGGCCTGCGGGCGTGCGCTTTCCGATCCGCACCACGATCTGCCCTCATCGGACGCAACGCTGGCCGAGCTTCTGCGCGAGGACGTGATCCCCTACACCGCGCTGATGCCGGAGCTGGACTCCATCATGCTTGCGCACGTGGAATTCCCCAACATCGATCCGGATCATCCGGCCTCGATGTCGAAACGCATCATCACCTCGTTCCTCCGCGATCAGCTCGGATTCGACAAACACGTGGTCCTCACCGACGACCTCGACATGGGTGCGATCACCAAGCGCTACGGTCGAGGCGAGGATGTCCGTCGCGCGATCGAAGCGGGCAACGACCTCGCGATGATCTGCCATCAGATCCAGACCGCGGACACTGCAGTGGAGGCATTGAAAACGCTGCCGATCCACACGGTCGACGAAGCGCTGAAACGCGTGACCAAGTTCCGCAAGAAGCTCGTCGCACCGATGACCTTCACCGAAAAGAAATGGCAGGAGACCTGCGACGAGATCGCAAAACTATCCGCCACCGTGCCGGAAAGCTCCGTGAAGAGCGGTAGTCCGGTGGCGGACTATTGA
- the gpmI gene encoding 2,3-bisphosphoglycerate-independent phosphoglycerate mutase, producing MAKKPVVLIIRDGWGVNPGGKETAKRDGNATLLANTPFHDMALEKYPKGLVSASGLDVGLPAGQMGNSEVGHLNLGAGRIVYQDLTRINKAIEEGTLATNPVFVEALEKAKGSRLHLIGLVSDGGVHSHLDHLIAITKLAGAAGVKDIAIHAITDGRDTSPTGGEAYLSKLEDEVSPVGARIVTVTGRYFAMDRDKRWERTKLAWDAIVHGHGEERHVLASEAVADWYRQDKTDEFLPAMVFTKPNEELVRDGDVVLFFNFRADRSRQLSEAFLRPDFSGFDRGHVPKVHYVTLTEYDETYGVPVIFGSQSMAMVLGETVAKEGKTQLRIAETEKYPHVTYFFNGGVEQPFEGEDRSIVPSPKDVPTYDFKPQMSAPEVTRIVLEKLPDYDLVILNFANPDMVGHTGVVEAAIKACEVIDASVQAIVEKTLSLGGKLILTADHGNCEYMRNSDGSPHTAHTTNLVHAIYVAEDADEYHVKDGILADMAPTLLEMLGLVKPKEMTGSSLLQKK from the coding sequence ATGGCGAAGAAACCGGTGGTGCTCATCATTCGTGACGGCTGGGGTGTGAACCCCGGAGGAAAGGAAACCGCGAAACGCGACGGCAATGCGACGTTGCTTGCGAACACCCCCTTCCACGATATGGCGCTGGAAAAGTATCCGAAGGGCCTCGTCAGCGCGTCCGGTCTCGATGTGGGCCTGCCGGCCGGCCAGATGGGTAATTCCGAAGTGGGCCATCTCAATCTTGGCGCGGGCCGCATCGTCTATCAGGATCTCACCCGCATCAACAAGGCCATTGAGGAAGGCACCCTCGCGACCAACCCGGTGTTCGTGGAAGCTCTCGAAAAAGCGAAGGGCAGCCGACTGCATCTCATCGGTCTCGTTTCGGATGGCGGTGTTCACAGCCATCTCGACCATCTCATTGCGATCACCAAGCTGGCCGGAGCCGCAGGCGTGAAGGACATCGCCATCCACGCGATCACCGACGGCCGCGACACTTCGCCGACCGGTGGCGAAGCCTACCTTTCCAAGTTGGAAGACGAAGTCAGCCCGGTGGGCGCGCGCATCGTCACCGTGACCGGCCGCTACTTCGCGATGGATCGCGACAAGCGCTGGGAACGCACCAAGCTCGCCTGGGATGCCATCGTCCACGGCCATGGTGAGGAGCGTCATGTGCTCGCCAGCGAGGCGGTGGCCGATTGGTACCGCCAGGACAAGACGGATGAATTCCTTCCTGCGATGGTTTTCACCAAGCCGAACGAGGAACTGGTCCGCGATGGCGATGTGGTCCTGTTCTTCAACTTCCGCGCCGACCGTTCCCGCCAGCTTTCCGAGGCGTTCCTGCGTCCGGATTTTTCCGGCTTCGACCGCGGGCATGTGCCGAAGGTCCACTACGTGACCCTCACCGAGTATGACGAGACCTACGGCGTGCCGGTGATCTTCGGCTCCCAGTCGATGGCGATGGTGCTCGGCGAGACCGTGGCGAAGGAAGGCAAGACCCAGCTCCGCATCGCGGAAACCGAGAAGTATCCGCACGTGACCTATTTCTTCAATGGCGGCGTGGAGCAGCCCTTTGAAGGCGAAGACCGTTCGATCGTGCCCTCGCCGAAGGATGTGCCGACCTACGACTTCAAGCCGCAGATGAGCGCGCCGGAAGTCACGCGCATCGTGTTGGAGAAGCTGCCGGACTACGATCTTGTGATCCTGAACTTCGCGAACCCGGACATGGTCGGTCACACCGGTGTGGTGGAGGCGGCTATCAAGGCCTGCGAGGTGATCGATGCCAGCGTGCAGGCGATCGTGGAAAAGACGCTGTCGCTCGGCGGCAAGCTGATCCTCACCGCGGACCACGGCAACTGCGAGTACATGCGCAATTCGGATGGCTCCCCGCACACGGCTCACACCACCAATCTCGTTCATGCGATCTACGTGGCGGAAGATGCGGACGAGTATCACGTGAAGGACGGCATCCTTGCCGACATGGCACCGACGCTCCTTGAGATGCTCGGCCTCGTGAAGCCGAAGGAGATGACCGGCAGCAGCCTGTTGCAGAAGAAGTAG
- a CDS encoding acyl carrier protein produces MSDKSIEDRVKDIIVDQLGVSADQVTSEAKFIEDLGADSLDTVELVMAFEEEFEIEVPDEEAEKLQSVGDVVTYINSQQG; encoded by the coding sequence ATGTCTGACAAAAGCATTGAAGACCGCGTGAAGGACATCATCGTCGACCAGCTCGGTGTGAGCGCCGACCAGGTGACCTCTGAAGCCAAGTTCATCGAGGATCTCGGTGCCGATTCGCTCGACACCGTCGAGCTCGTGATGGCCTTCGAAGAAGAATTCGAAATCGAAGTCCCGGACGAAGAAGCTGAAAAGCTCCAGTCCGTTGGCGATGTCGTGACCTACATCAACTCCCAGCAGGGTTGA
- a CDS encoding CDP-alcohol phosphatidyltransferase family protein, with protein MEPAEDRRPLKSRSLGWVQAFARLLVRARVKPNTISAVGIVFAAAAFGVLWWYHHGGLPAWAALVLAALCVQARLMCNMMDGLVAVEGGLKSKGGDLFNEIPDRIEDSMFLVGAGYACGNTTVGWLCALLAVFTAYVRAFGASLGQGQDFGGPCAKPHRMFLLTVGLIAQAVVLLCKQAWPVLEWALWLIAALTAITAVLRIGRMYQKSR; from the coding sequence ATGGAACCTGCTGAAGACCGTCGGCCGTTGAAGTCCCGATCTCTGGGATGGGTGCAGGCTTTTGCCCGCCTTCTGGTGCGGGCGAGGGTGAAGCCGAATACGATTTCCGCCGTGGGCATTGTCTTCGCCGCCGCGGCGTTCGGCGTCCTCTGGTGGTATCACCACGGCGGGCTCCCGGCATGGGCCGCTCTGGTTCTCGCCGCGCTGTGCGTGCAGGCGCGCCTGATGTGCAACATGATGGACGGGCTGGTCGCGGTGGAAGGCGGCTTGAAATCGAAGGGCGGCGACCTCTTCAACGAGATCCCGGATCGCATCGAGGACTCGATGTTCCTGGTCGGCGCCGGTTACGCCTGTGGCAACACCACCGTTGGCTGGCTGTGCGCGTTGCTCGCGGTCTTCACCGCCTACGTGCGGGCGTTCGGCGCATCTCTCGGACAAGGCCAGGACTTCGGTGGTCCGTGCGCGAAGCCGCACCGGATGTTCCTGCTGACAGTCGGCCTCATCGCCCAAGCGGTGGTGCTCCTTTGCAAACAGGCGTGGCCGGTGCTTGAATGGGCGCTGTGGCTGATTGCCGCGCTCACCGCCATCACCGCCGTGCTGCGCATCGGCCGCATGTATCAGAAATCCCGATGA
- a CDS encoding lysophospholipid acyltransferase family protein — protein MIASAIASFARLFTGARAQWRGCDPDEEKQRIYFANHTSNLDFVLLWASFPDEIRRKTRPIAAQDYWKGDPIRRWLADRVFRAVLIERKKVSRENNPLEPMLTALGQGSSLIIFPEGTRNPSGEMSEFKPGLYHLAKERPEVELVPVFIENLNRVLPKGEFLPVPILCSVNFGKPLQLLPDETKNDFMLRARNAVLALKPL, from the coding sequence ATGATCGCGTCCGCCATCGCCTCCTTCGCCCGTCTCTTCACCGGTGCCCGCGCCCAATGGCGTGGCTGTGATCCGGACGAAGAAAAGCAGCGCATCTACTTCGCCAACCATACCAGCAATCTCGACTTCGTGCTGCTGTGGGCCTCCTTCCCGGACGAAATCCGCCGCAAGACCCGCCCCATCGCGGCGCAGGACTATTGGAAGGGTGATCCCATCCGCCGCTGGCTCGCGGACCGGGTGTTCCGCGCCGTGCTGATCGAGCGCAAGAAAGTCAGCCGCGAGAATAATCCGCTGGAACCGATGCTCACCGCGCTCGGGCAGGGCTCATCCCTGATCATCTTCCCGGAAGGCACCCGCAATCCCAGCGGCGAGATGAGCGAGTTCAAGCCCGGCCTCTACCATCTCGCCAAGGAACGCCCGGAGGTCGAACTGGTCCCGGTGTTCATCGAGAACCTCAACCGCGTGCTGCCGAAGGGCGAGTTCCTCCCCGTGCCGATCCTCTGCTCCGTGAACTTCGGCAAACCGCTCCAGCTCCTGCCGGACGAAACCAAGAACGACTTCATGCTCCGCGCCCGCAACGCCGTCCTCGCCCTCAAGCCGCTATGA
- a CDS encoding phosphatidate cytidylyltransferase: protein MNLDHQTLWLFGGMIGILTIASIIGGILHARITTLSRRKVVRNLNARIRAWWIMCAVFGTALAIGRLAPVFMFAFTSFLALREFITLTPTRQGDHRALTWAFFLILPLQYWTLASRWYGLFVVLIPVYAFLFIPIRAAIAGETERFLERTSKIQWGLMVCVYFTSYAPALLWFLQIPGYSAENPAQNAKLLFFLVFVTQISDVMQYVFGKLFGKHPIVPKVSPNKTIEGFVGGGLSATLLGAGLWWSTPFTFLQAAGMSAAIVVMGFCGGLVMSAIKRDRGVKDYGASIPGHGGMMDRIDSLCFAAPVFFHLTRWFFT from the coding sequence ATGAACCTCGACCACCAGACGCTGTGGCTCTTCGGCGGGATGATCGGCATCCTCACCATCGCCTCGATCATCGGCGGCATCCTGCACGCCCGCATCACCACACTCAGCCGCCGCAAGGTGGTGCGGAATCTCAACGCCCGCATCCGCGCGTGGTGGATCATGTGCGCGGTCTTCGGCACCGCCCTGGCCATCGGCCGTCTCGCGCCGGTGTTCATGTTCGCCTTCACCTCGTTCCTCGCGCTGCGCGAGTTCATCACGCTCACGCCCACCCGCCAAGGCGACCACCGTGCTCTGACCTGGGCGTTCTTCCTGATCCTGCCCCTGCAATACTGGACGCTGGCAAGCCGTTGGTACGGCCTTTTTGTCGTTCTGATCCCGGTGTATGCATTCCTGTTCATTCCCATCCGCGCGGCGATCGCGGGTGAAACCGAACGCTTTCTGGAACGCACCTCGAAGATCCAGTGGGGGCTGATGGTCTGCGTCTATTTCACCAGCTACGCCCCCGCCCTGCTGTGGTTCCTCCAGATCCCCGGCTACTCGGCGGAAAATCCGGCACAGAATGCCAAGCTGCTGTTCTTCCTCGTCTTCGTGACCCAGATCTCGGACGTGATGCAGTACGTCTTCGGCAAGTTGTTCGGAAAACATCCGATCGTGCCGAAAGTGAGCCCGAACAAGACCATCGAGGGCTTTGTCGGCGGCGGACTCAGCGCCACCTTGCTTGGCGCGGGCCTGTGGTGGAGCACGCCATTCACTTTCCTGCAAGCCGCGGGCATGTCCGCCGCCATCGTGGTCATGGGGTTCTGCGGGGGGCTGGTGATGTCCGCGATCAAGCGCGACCGCGGCGTAAAGGACTACGGCGCCTCCATTCCCGGTCACGGCGGCATGATGGACCGCATCGATTCGCTGTGCTTCGCCGCGCCGGTGTTTTTCCATCTCACGCGGTGGTTCTTCACGTAA
- a CDS encoding mandelate racemase/muconate lactonizing enzyme family protein codes for MAAPAIIPGTPSNGIRIEKVEMAFEDFKYRTPYKFGGTAVDRVTLLNVTVEVSNAAGKTAKGFGSMPMGNVWSFPSTAMSYETTLNAMRELAKRIAKITGEFKGTTHPIEINHTLEPEYLKAAADVSRDLALATPVPKLCTQVTASPFDAALHDAFGKILGLNCYQTYSRELMGYDLPRYLNADFKGESLASYVSPTPRDWVWLFHSVGGLDPVTPDELKERVNDGLPETLGEWIKRDGLQRIKIKLQGENLEWDIARTVAIDRVARETRPDVEWKYCCDFNEHCPNVDYLLEYLRKVKEQAPQGFESILYLEQPTKRDLRADRGNVMHEAAKLRPVVIDESLTDLENLMLSREMGYTGACLKACKGQSHAMLMAAAGKKYDMFLCVQDLTCPGASLIHSAGIASHIPGLSTIESNAREYVPSANAAWTAKFPGLFDTRDGKLATKQLTGPGLGAVA; via the coding sequence ATGGCGGCTCCCGCCATCATCCCCGGCACGCCGTCCAATGGCATACGGATCGAGAAAGTGGAGATGGCGTTCGAGGACTTCAAATACCGCACGCCCTACAAGTTCGGCGGCACGGCGGTGGACCGTGTGACCCTGCTCAATGTGACCGTGGAGGTATCGAATGCCGCGGGAAAAACGGCGAAGGGTTTCGGCTCGATGCCGATGGGCAACGTCTGGTCATTCCCGTCCACAGCGATGTCCTACGAAACCACGCTCAACGCGATGCGGGAGCTGGCCAAGCGGATCGCGAAGATCACCGGAGAATTCAAAGGCACCACCCATCCGATCGAGATCAATCACACGCTCGAACCCGAGTATCTGAAAGCCGCTGCGGATGTGTCCCGCGATCTGGCGCTGGCCACACCGGTCCCGAAGCTCTGCACGCAGGTGACCGCGAGCCCGTTTGACGCGGCGCTGCACGATGCCTTCGGCAAGATTCTCGGGCTGAACTGCTATCAGACCTATTCCAGAGAGCTGATGGGCTACGATCTCCCGCGCTATCTGAATGCGGATTTCAAAGGCGAATCGCTCGCCAGTTACGTTTCTCCCACCCCGCGTGACTGGGTGTGGCTGTTCCACTCGGTGGGCGGCCTCGATCCCGTCACGCCGGACGAACTCAAGGAGCGGGTCAACGACGGCCTGCCGGAAACACTCGGCGAATGGATCAAGCGGGATGGCCTCCAGCGCATCAAGATCAAGCTCCAGGGTGAGAATCTCGAATGGGACATCGCCCGCACCGTAGCAATCGACCGGGTGGCGAGAGAAACCCGTCCGGATGTGGAATGGAAATACTGCTGCGACTTCAACGAGCACTGCCCGAACGTGGACTACCTGTTGGAGTATCTCCGCAAAGTGAAGGAGCAGGCCCCGCAGGGATTCGAGAGCATCCTGTATCTGGAGCAGCCCACCAAACGAGACCTGCGTGCGGATCGCGGCAATGTCATGCACGAAGCAGCCAAGTTGCGCCCAGTGGTGATCGATGAATCCCTGACCGATCTGGAGAACCTGATGCTATCCCGCGAAATGGGCTATACCGGTGCCTGCCTGAAGGCTTGCAAGGGCCAATCCCACGCCATGCTGATGGCCGCCGCCGGGAAGAAATATGACATGTTCCTCTGCGTGCAGGATCTCACTTGTCCGGGAGCTTCGCTCATCCACTCCGCCGGAATCGCGTCGCACATTCCCGGTCTCTCCACCATCGAGAGCAACGCCCGCGAATACGTGCCATCCGCGAATGCCGCATGGACCGCGAAGTTTCCCGGGTTGTTCGACACGCGGGACGGCAAGCTGGCGACCAAGCAACTCACCGGACCGGGTCTCGGTGCCGTCGCGTGA
- a CDS encoding LysM peptidoglycan-binding domain-containing protein encodes MRIWTFFKLLAALAVLGVLGLTGGLIYHITVKPLPLFSKYVPNPSDVVAKGSENDVAKMLESSEMPDVEPGEVAYQKAVELIAMGNVPEAREKLETVVNVYPSSASAPDARRIVGEINLDEILSPDFKDGKVTYDVTRGDSYLKISEKTRCSLDCIMMLNGLTDFGGLHPGDDLIVLPLDFRILIEPQKKSLSLWQLVQKGGQPPLAKFVKDYPIIYVQIPSNMAAQKTVIDSKAGYLDGKKLVPGNKGYRQSEKILHLAKINIQIRPLAGGSDRDTVLPRGLYLKPSDMEELNLLTRTGNEVEIRPATR; translated from the coding sequence ATGCGGATCTGGACGTTTTTCAAGCTGCTTGCCGCCCTCGCCGTGCTCGGCGTGCTCGGCCTCACCGGGGGCTTGATCTATCATATCACGGTCAAGCCGCTCCCGTTGTTCAGCAAGTACGTCCCGAACCCCTCCGATGTGGTCGCGAAGGGTTCCGAGAACGACGTTGCCAAGATGCTCGAGTCCAGCGAGATGCCGGATGTCGAGCCGGGCGAGGTAGCCTATCAGAAGGCCGTCGAGTTGATCGCCATGGGGAATGTCCCCGAGGCCCGCGAGAAACTGGAGACGGTGGTGAACGTCTATCCGTCCTCCGCCTCCGCGCCGGACGCCCGCCGCATCGTCGGCGAGATCAATCTGGATGAAATCCTGTCCCCGGATTTCAAGGACGGGAAGGTCACCTACGATGTAACGAGGGGGGACTCCTACCTGAAGATTTCCGAGAAGACCCGCTGCTCGCTGGATTGCATCATGATGCTCAACGGCCTCACCGATTTCGGCGGCCTGCATCCCGGGGACGACCTGATCGTGCTGCCGCTGGATTTCCGCATTCTCATCGAGCCTCAGAAAAAGAGCCTGTCGCTGTGGCAACTTGTCCAGAAGGGCGGCCAGCCGCCGCTGGCGAAGTTCGTGAAGGACTATCCGATCATCTACGTCCAGATCCCCTCCAACATGGCGGCTCAGAAGACCGTCATCGACTCGAAGGCGGGCTATTTGGACGGAAAGAAGCTGGTGCCCGGCAACAAGGGCTACCGCCAGTCCGAAAAAATCCTCCATCTGGCCAAGATCAACATCCAGATCCGCCCGTTGGCCGGTGGATCCGACCGGGATACCGTCCTTCCCCGCGGCCTCTATCTGAAGCCCTCCGACATGGAGGAACTGAACCTCCTCACCCGTACGGGGAATGAGGTGGAAATCCGCCCCGCCACCCGCTAG
- a CDS encoding acetyl-CoA carboxylase carboxyltransferase subunit alpha → MQLLEFEKPVAELERELEKLRTKAASQNIDMSAEIETMEGKLADTRRSIYENLTPWQRVQIARHTNRPFMLDYVSLAFTDFSELHGDRHIGDDLSMPGGFARIGGKRVVVLGHQKGRDTKENLKRNFGSAHPEGYRKSLRLMKLAEKFGLPVIALIDTPGAFPGIGAEERNIAEAIAYNLREMMLLKVPVIAVVLGEGGSGGALGIGVADRVLMMENAYYSVISPEGCAAILWKHRKHAPEAAEAMKLSAPDLKKLDLIDDVIHEPTGGAHHDHQATAANFQAVVLKHLEELSKLPVDVLLDRRYAKFRAFGDWQGK, encoded by the coding sequence ATGCAGCTCCTGGAATTCGAAAAGCCCGTCGCCGAACTCGAACGCGAACTCGAGAAACTTCGCACCAAGGCGGCTTCACAGAATATCGACATGTCGGCGGAAATTGAGACGATGGAGGGCAAGCTCGCCGACACGCGCCGGTCGATCTACGAAAACCTCACGCCGTGGCAGCGCGTCCAGATCGCACGCCACACGAACCGCCCTTTCATGCTCGATTACGTCTCGCTGGCCTTCACCGATTTTTCCGAGCTGCACGGAGACCGCCACATCGGCGATGATCTCTCGATGCCCGGTGGGTTCGCCCGCATCGGCGGCAAGCGGGTGGTGGTCCTCGGCCATCAGAAGGGTCGCGACACCAAGGAAAACCTCAAGCGCAACTTCGGCAGCGCCCATCCGGAAGGCTACCGCAAGTCCCTCCGCCTGATGAAGCTGGCGGAGAAGTTCGGCCTGCCGGTCATCGCTCTCATTGACACTCCGGGAGCTTTCCCGGGCATCGGTGCGGAAGAGCGGAACATCGCCGAGGCGATCGCCTACAATCTCCGCGAGATGATGCTCCTCAAGGTGCCGGTCATCGCCGTCGTCCTCGGTGAAGGTGGTTCCGGCGGTGCCCTTGGCATTGGCGTGGCGGACCGAGTCCTGATGATGGAGAACGCTTATTATTCGGTCATCAGCCCGGAAGGTTGTGCGGCGATCCTCTGGAAGCACCGCAAGCACGCTCCGGAAGCCGCCGAGGCCATGAAGCTCTCCGCGCCGGATCTCAAGAAGCTCGACTTGATCGATGACGTGATCCACGAGCCCACCGGTGGCGCGCATCACGACCACCAGGCCACCGCCGCCAATTTCCAGGCGGTCGTGCTGAAGCATCTGGAGGAACTCTCCAAGCTGCCCGTGGATGTCCTCCTCGACCGCCGTTACGCGAAGTTCCGCGCGTTCGGGGATTGGCAGGGGAAGTGA